A single window of Mangifera indica cultivar Alphonso chromosome 18, CATAS_Mindica_2.1, whole genome shotgun sequence DNA harbors:
- the LOC123202394 gene encoding protein DOG1-like 4, with product MTSFSTFYNNWLDHLSQLVRQLATAPRPPTTIDQHRDLERLVAKTMNHYAEYYGAKAFAAERDVFNIFAAPWASSLERSLHWIAGWRPTTVFHLIYTESSILFESHIADILRGQRTGDLGDLSPSQFRRVSELQCETVKEENVITDELSEWQDGASELMGDGTNLDEKILQLVRIVQKADDLRLRTVRRVVELLTTQQAAEFLIVAAELQFGVRRWGLDQDRQRGN from the exons ATGACCAGCTTCAGCACCTTCTACAACAACTGGCTCGACCACCTGAGCCAACTGGTGCGCCAGCTGGCCACGGCTCCCAGGCCTCCTACCACCATCGACCAGCACCGCGACTTGGAGCGCTTGGTTGCCAAGACCATGAACCATTACGCCGAGTACTACGGGGCTAAGGCTTTCGCAGCCGAACGCGACGTCTTCAACATCTTCGCCGCCCCTTGGGCCTCCTCCCTCGAGCGCTCCCTCCACTGGATTGCCGGGTGGCGACCCACCACCGTGTTCCATTTGATTTACACCGAGTCCAGCATTCTCTTCGAGTCTCATATTGCCGACATTCTTCGTGGCCAGAGAACCGGTGACCTCGGTGATCTCTCCCCTAGCCAATTCAG GCGGGTGAGTGAGTTGCAATGCGAGACtgtgaaagaagagaatgtgATCACGGACGAGTTATCGGAGTGGCAAGACGGCGCAAGCGAATTAATGGGAGATGGGACGAATCTGGATGAGAAGATTCTGCAGCTGGTGAGGATAGTGCAGAAGGCCGACGATCTCCGCCTTCGAACAGTGAGAAGAGTCGTGGAATTGCTCACCACCCAGCAGGCTGCGGAGTTCCTGATCGTCGCCGCCGAGTTGCAGTTCGGAGTGCGGCGGTGGGGGCT